In Gemmata obscuriglobus, a single genomic region encodes these proteins:
- a CDS encoding serine/threonine-protein kinase, producing MPTPTARTLVDRIAYFDAVCAAGVLAPNQLTRAAMAPGRTAAEFAAGLVAAGLLTRFQADRLLAGRADGFVFGPYVILEPVGRGSMSRVYKARHRTMNRAVAIKILSAELTRTAADRQRFQAQARAAGRLSHPNVVTALDANVLADRFYLVLEFVDGPNLEVLVAQRGPRPVDEACELVRQIAHGLRHAHERGAAHGHLAPDNVLISRPTALGPPTVKITGFGLPPMGTGPSAYRAPESLTAPHAADPGSDLYALGGVFYFLLTGHAPSTGAANASSRQPAPVAALRPDVPPAVAAVVHRLMAPHPSARFASAAELLAHLDAACVPAALPVDGVSFDLPPEAAYAPGSGYLTGRQPLAPDSGELSSDVFVLPEVVPEQSPWAQLTEPTAADATASDVSDTRILSPYRVPRLRPPFTVPVWVAVGAVLFSLVALVAAGKFLVK from the coding sequence ATGCCCACCCCGACCGCCCGCACGCTCGTCGACCGTATCGCATATTTCGACGCGGTTTGCGCGGCCGGCGTGCTCGCCCCCAACCAGCTCACGCGTGCCGCGATGGCCCCGGGCCGGACGGCGGCGGAGTTCGCCGCCGGTCTGGTCGCCGCGGGGCTGCTCACGCGGTTCCAGGCCGACCGCCTGCTCGCGGGCCGCGCCGACGGGTTCGTGTTCGGCCCCTACGTGATCCTCGAGCCGGTCGGCCGCGGGTCGATGAGCCGGGTGTACAAGGCCCGGCACCGCACCATGAACCGGGCGGTCGCGATCAAAATTCTGTCGGCCGAGCTGACCCGCACCGCGGCGGACCGGCAGCGGTTCCAGGCGCAGGCGCGGGCCGCGGGCCGGCTGTCGCACCCCAACGTCGTCACCGCACTCGATGCGAACGTGCTGGCCGACCGGTTTTACCTCGTTCTGGAATTCGTGGACGGCCCGAACCTGGAGGTGCTGGTCGCCCAGCGCGGGCCGCGTCCGGTAGACGAGGCGTGCGAACTCGTGCGCCAAATCGCCCACGGGCTGCGGCACGCTCACGAGCGCGGGGCCGCGCACGGGCACTTGGCCCCCGACAACGTGCTGATCTCCCGCCCCACGGCGCTCGGCCCGCCGACGGTCAAGATCACGGGCTTCGGGCTCCCGCCGATGGGAACCGGCCCGTCCGCTTACCGCGCGCCCGAAAGCTTAACCGCGCCGCACGCGGCCGATCCGGGTTCCGACCTGTACGCGCTCGGGGGCGTGTTCTACTTCCTGCTGACGGGGCACGCCCCGTCCACCGGTGCCGCCAACGCGTCGAGTCGGCAACCGGCACCAGTTGCCGCCTTGCGGCCCGACGTGCCGCCGGCGGTGGCCGCGGTCGTTCACCGGCTGATGGCACCGCACCCGTCGGCCCGTTTTGCGTCCGCGGCGGAGCTGCTGGCCCACCTCGACGCCGCCTGCGTGCCGGCGGCGCTCCCGGTGGACGGTGTGAGCTTCGACCTACCACCGGAAGCGGCGTACGCACCCGGCAGCGGCTACCTGACCGGGCGCCAACCGCTCGCACCCGACTCCGGGGAGCTATCGTCGGACGTGTTCGTGCTACCGGAAGTCGTGCCGGAGCAATCGCCGTGGGCGCAGCTCACCGAGCCGACCGCCGCCGACGCGACCGCGTCTGATGTGTCCGACACCCGGATCCTGTCACCGTACCGGGTGCCGCGCCTGCGGCCGCCCTTCACCGTACCGGTGTGGGTCGCGGTAGGGGCGGTGCTGTTCTCGCTCGTCGCACTCGTGGCGGCGGGCAAGTTCCTGGTGAAATGA
- a CDS encoding WD40 repeat domain-containing protein: MRVLDAGANGAGAVCFSPDGRTLAVGDRAVVVFSLFDDRRLPVRLRTGAVRQLAFHPHRPRLFALAGNDFRVDDIDGSGFRPRFQRLTYADRFALGTDGGAVLSGRFDLERNGSRLRRYADVSNAIDTDWPADPTGDGNLHWGLAWVPGTDRFAVAEWEGEFPEYRTAVTVRAAATGGVVAKTVWGSSACTLAAAPDGTLIAAAKAVLAAWPGGDLARPPRTIANDSRKHFTGIAFHPSGRYLAATSNDATVKLFDTAAWEVTHTFTWAVGRMRSVAFSPDGALAAAGSDTGKVVVWDVDL, from the coding sequence ATGCGGGTTCTCGACGCGGGCGCGAACGGGGCCGGGGCGGTGTGCTTCTCCCCGGATGGGCGAACCCTGGCCGTCGGCGACCGGGCGGTCGTTGTGTTCTCGCTGTTCGATGACCGACGCTTGCCGGTCCGGCTCCGGACCGGTGCGGTCCGCCAGCTCGCCTTTCACCCCCACCGGCCGCGGCTGTTCGCGCTCGCCGGTAACGACTTCCGGGTCGACGACATCGACGGCAGCGGCTTCCGCCCGCGGTTCCAGCGCCTAACTTACGCCGATCGGTTCGCGCTCGGCACCGACGGCGGTGCGGTGCTCAGCGGGCGGTTCGACCTGGAGCGGAACGGTTCCCGCCTGCGGCGGTATGCTGATGTCTCCAACGCGATCGATACGGACTGGCCGGCCGACCCGACCGGCGACGGGAACCTGCACTGGGGCCTGGCCTGGGTTCCCGGTACCGACCGCTTCGCGGTTGCGGAGTGGGAGGGCGAGTTTCCCGAATACCGCACCGCCGTGACCGTCCGCGCCGCGGCAACCGGCGGGGTGGTCGCGAAAACGGTGTGGGGCTCGTCGGCCTGCACCCTGGCGGCCGCGCCGGACGGGACGCTGATCGCGGCTGCGAAAGCGGTACTTGCGGCCTGGCCCGGGGGCGACCTCGCCCGCCCGCCGCGCACGATCGCCAACGACAGCCGGAAGCACTTTACGGGTATCGCGTTTCACCCGTCGGGCCGGTACCTCGCGGCTACCAGCAACGACGCCACCGTGAAGCTGTTCGACACCGCCGCCTGGGAGGTTACGCACACGTTCACTTGGGCCGTCGGGCGGATGCGGTCGGTCGCGTTCTCGCCCGACGGCGCGCTGGCGGCTGCGGGTAGCGACACCGGCAAGGTCGTGGTCTGGGACGTGGACCTCTGA
- a CDS encoding WD40 repeat domain-containing protein, with the protein MLIWKAHSRPIDALAFTPDGHALALSGYYLACKLIDPITGARLWTAETNSAVGLSLAFVPDGVLCRQGGLSVLDRNTGGEIRRFGDRCQSFAPAPDGRAVFVAGTRNDRLGRYDLSTGTAGAEVELASGAVNRLAASSDGKWLAAVGCKRFYLLAADTLEERASESHRALSSGSFALALSPDGRFLVYSAGREMFVREVPECREIAGVQLAAKPFMDAAFSPDGRSLFTASKEGAVRVYSTTSWELEKSFDWGIGPLRAIAVSPDGTRAAAAGDAGRVVVWDLEV; encoded by the coding sequence ATGCTGATCTGGAAAGCGCACTCGCGGCCCATTGATGCGCTCGCGTTCACCCCCGACGGGCACGCGCTCGCGCTGAGCGGATACTACCTGGCGTGCAAGCTCATCGACCCGATTACCGGCGCGCGGCTCTGGACCGCAGAAACCAACTCGGCGGTCGGGCTGTCACTCGCGTTCGTTCCCGACGGCGTGTTGTGTCGGCAAGGCGGGCTGTCGGTGCTGGACCGGAACACCGGGGGCGAGATCCGACGGTTCGGCGACCGTTGCCAGTCGTTCGCGCCGGCCCCGGACGGGCGCGCCGTGTTCGTCGCCGGCACACGTAATGATCGTCTGGGTCGGTACGATCTCAGCACCGGAACCGCGGGCGCCGAAGTGGAACTCGCGTCCGGGGCCGTCAACCGGCTCGCGGCGTCGTCCGACGGGAAGTGGCTCGCCGCGGTCGGGTGCAAGCGGTTCTATTTACTGGCGGCCGACACCCTCGAAGAGCGAGCGAGCGAATCGCACCGGGCGCTGTCGAGCGGGTCGTTCGCGCTGGCCCTCAGCCCGGACGGGCGGTTTTTGGTTTACTCCGCCGGGCGCGAGATGTTCGTTCGCGAAGTGCCGGAGTGCCGCGAGATTGCTGGGGTGCAGTTGGCGGCGAAACCCTTCATGGACGCCGCGTTCAGTCCGGACGGACGGTCCCTCTTCACAGCCAGCAAAGAAGGCGCGGTGCGGGTGTACTCGACGACCTCGTGGGAGCTGGAGAAGTCGTTCGATTGGGGGATCGGCCCGTTGCGTGCGATCGCCGTTTCGCCGGACGGAACGCGGGCCGCGGCGGCCGGGGACGCCGGCCGCGTGGTCGTGTGGGATCTGGAAGTGTAA
- a CDS encoding GNAT family N-acetyltransferase, with protein sequence MSEVLLETERLRLRRFAGTDADAARLLELDADPEVMRYIGPFARESVAAYRELIRVWLPFYENPPGGVWAVEERATGDILGWVFVRPAPFHRMASAIGWTRDTELELGYRFRRAAWGHGYATECAGPLVRAALANPAVTAVVAVALVTNRASTRVMEKVGLRYQRQVELPGYADPGAVYVLSRAEG encoded by the coding sequence GTGAGCGAGGTGCTGCTCGAAACCGAACGGCTCCGGTTGCGGCGGTTCGCCGGCACCGATGCGGACGCCGCACGGCTGCTCGAACTTGATGCGGATCCCGAGGTGATGCGCTACATCGGGCCGTTCGCGCGCGAGAGCGTGGCCGCTTACCGCGAACTGATCCGCGTGTGGCTCCCGTTCTACGAAAATCCGCCGGGCGGGGTGTGGGCGGTCGAAGAACGCGCGACCGGGGACATTCTCGGGTGGGTGTTCGTCCGCCCGGCGCCGTTTCACCGGATGGCGTCCGCCATCGGCTGGACGCGCGACACCGAACTGGAACTCGGGTACCGGTTCCGGCGCGCGGCGTGGGGCCACGGGTACGCCACCGAGTGCGCCGGCCCGCTGGTCCGTGCGGCACTGGCGAACCCGGCGGTGACGGCCGTGGTCGCGGTGGCGCTGGTGACCAACCGTGCGTCCACGCGCGTGATGGAAAAGGTGGGACTCCGGTACCAGCGGCAGGTCGAACTGCCGGGATACGCCGATCCCGGCGCTGTTTATGTGTTGTCCCGGGCCGAAGGCTGA
- a CDS encoding WD40 repeat domain-containing protein: MRIIQSSTSRPLDRLTIGPGGLIVAAYSQFTAAGGAEAWDASTGAPVWRIAFELDAFRYCSFLLGGAYLFVSNFECDRLFALPPGREPVEVSQTKGGNENAAADDRVIVARGGVAPALSCWGVPDMNVRWVRDREDRWNSDTYFGSVALAPTGNRFALSVYEGLAYPKQSVQVRDAAGGELRVSVPMDSASPVRQLAFTADGVKLLVRTDSRKVQMCDAITGAPVGELVHPGRSFVTGIAVHPGGTVACTRNDGTVTLWDTEKGKRARTYDWKVGKLVSVAFSPDGALAAAGTEDGKVIVWDVDL; this comes from the coding sequence GTGCGCATTATTCAGAGTTCCACCTCGCGCCCGCTGGACCGACTCACAATCGGCCCCGGCGGCTTGATTGTGGCGGCTTACAGTCAGTTCACTGCGGCTGGCGGCGCGGAAGCGTGGGACGCGAGCACCGGGGCACCCGTGTGGAGAATCGCGTTCGAACTGGATGCGTTTCGGTACTGCTCGTTTTTGCTCGGCGGTGCGTACCTCTTCGTCTCCAATTTCGAGTGCGATCGGCTGTTCGCACTGCCTCCGGGAAGAGAACCCGTTGAAGTGTCGCAAACGAAGGGGGGGAACGAAAATGCCGCTGCTGACGACCGGGTAATTGTGGCGCGGGGGGGAGTGGCCCCGGCCCTGTCGTGCTGGGGCGTGCCGGACATGAATGTCCGGTGGGTTCGCGACCGTGAGGACCGCTGGAACTCTGACACGTATTTTGGCTCGGTTGCTTTGGCTCCGACTGGAAACCGGTTCGCACTTTCCGTTTACGAAGGGCTCGCGTACCCGAAGCAATCCGTTCAGGTTCGCGACGCCGCGGGCGGCGAACTCCGGGTGTCCGTTCCGATGGATTCGGCGAGCCCGGTTCGACAACTCGCGTTCACTGCCGACGGGGTGAAACTGCTGGTTCGTACCGATAGCCGCAAGGTTCAGATGTGCGACGCGATCACCGGCGCTCCCGTGGGCGAGTTGGTTCACCCCGGACGGTCGTTTGTAACCGGTATCGCGGTTCACCCCGGCGGAACTGTCGCATGTACCCGAAACGATGGCACGGTCACGCTTTGGGACACTGAGAAAGGCAAGCGGGCCCGCACCTACGACTGGAAGGTCGGGAAGCTCGTGTCGGTAGCGTTCTCGCCGGACGGCGCGCTGGCCGCGGCCGGCACCGAGGACGGCAAGGTGATCGTTTGGGACGTTGACCTCTGA
- a CDS encoding MFS transporter has protein sequence MPQRYLIVAVTAVAAFWMYIDRVCFSTLAAPMERELLLPLAPEPTDADTLSNDDIAAAKKKKFGPNPPAGAELSPEDVVAAKKKKWADKRLADILGAFFLTYALFQIPMGSLADRYGARAVLTVSIAAWSVVTMLTGFVGGAVALVGIRLLLGVTESGAYPAAAGLVKRWARPEERGRFSSVVAFGGRIGGVVAPWLTAVLAAALAGVALVEWAITPSPAALDANEAPVNWRGVFVVYGLCGVVVALLFWLIVRDNPPGAPAPAREGGNDPAKLSLVTRFAALARSRNMWLFGAMQFGMNLGWAFLVTLLPKYLEKVHDTPLDQAGRMQTVALGIGCLGMIFGGVFTDFTRRWLGPKAGRAVPIGAALSGCAVAFLLIPHLPDAWTVVIALGVMAFLVDMHNPTIWSFAQDVGGKNVGAALGWGNMWGNLGAAFSARVLVELQHATSWNTAFTCLAGAFAASAVCGFLLDATKPVEEPAA, from the coding sequence ATGCCTCAGCGCTACCTCATCGTCGCCGTGACAGCGGTCGCGGCCTTCTGGATGTACATCGACCGCGTTTGCTTCTCAACGCTCGCCGCGCCGATGGAGCGCGAGCTGCTGCTCCCGCTCGCGCCCGAGCCCACCGACGCCGACACCCTCTCGAACGACGACATCGCGGCGGCCAAGAAGAAGAAGTTCGGCCCCAACCCGCCCGCCGGGGCCGAGTTGTCGCCCGAAGACGTTGTCGCCGCCAAGAAGAAGAAGTGGGCGGACAAGCGTCTGGCCGACATCCTCGGCGCGTTCTTTTTAACCTACGCCCTGTTCCAGATCCCGATGGGCAGCCTCGCCGACCGGTACGGCGCCCGTGCCGTGCTCACCGTCTCGATCGCGGCGTGGTCGGTCGTCACCATGTTAACCGGGTTCGTCGGCGGGGCGGTCGCCCTGGTCGGCATCCGCCTGCTGCTCGGGGTGACCGAATCCGGAGCGTACCCCGCGGCTGCGGGCCTCGTGAAACGCTGGGCGCGACCCGAAGAGCGCGGGCGGTTCAGTTCGGTCGTCGCGTTCGGCGGGCGGATCGGCGGGGTCGTTGCCCCGTGGCTCACCGCGGTGCTGGCCGCCGCGCTGGCGGGCGTCGCGCTCGTCGAGTGGGCCATCACGCCGTCTCCGGCGGCGCTGGACGCGAACGAGGCGCCGGTGAACTGGCGCGGGGTGTTCGTGGTGTACGGGCTGTGCGGGGTGGTCGTCGCGCTCCTGTTTTGGCTGATCGTTCGCGACAACCCGCCCGGTGCGCCGGCCCCCGCACGCGAAGGGGGCAACGATCCGGCGAAGCTGTCACTCGTCACGCGATTTGCGGCGCTCGCCCGGTCACGCAACATGTGGCTCTTCGGGGCGATGCAGTTCGGCATGAACCTCGGGTGGGCGTTCCTGGTCACCCTGCTCCCCAAGTACCTCGAGAAGGTACACGACACGCCCCTCGACCAGGCCGGGCGGATGCAAACCGTGGCCCTCGGCATCGGGTGCCTCGGGATGATCTTCGGCGGCGTGTTCACCGATTTCACGCGCCGCTGGCTCGGGCCGAAGGCCGGCCGTGCGGTGCCCATCGGCGCCGCGCTCAGCGGGTGCGCGGTCGCGTTCCTGCTGATCCCTCATTTGCCGGACGCCTGGACCGTGGTGATCGCGCTGGGGGTAATGGCGTTCCTGGTGGACATGCACAACCCGACGATCTGGTCGTTCGCTCAGGACGTGGGCGGGAAGAACGTGGGCGCCGCGCTCGGGTGGGGCAACATGTGGGGCAACCTCGGGGCCGCGTTTTCGGCCCGGGTGCTCGTCGAGCTACAGCACGCAACGAGCTGGAACACGGCGTTCACGTGTCTCGCCGGTGCGTTTGCCGCGTCCGCGGTGTGCGGGTTCCTGCTCGACGCCACCAAACCCGTGGAAGAACCCGCGGCGTAG
- a CDS encoding TIGR03009 domain-containing protein: MRSVAILFAISLIAACPPRRGRVVYVPRCPQPAPVVISDPVSPPATQVEEPAKPKTAEKPAEPVAPLVAEHLKAWEEKTAALTNVRAEVGLTRTDNVSQKSTAYSGQVLCMKPNCAVLRLNNAADKTGTDYEAYICNETAAYWYSGLAKTVTEFRRPPADQAADAVPDDNPVRRWWRSRLHEPAQLLQRIPLQFFTRVKASELQERLDISVYKTDENYIYLDIKPRLGKDQHEFKHLRLALYGTGPATAKVAYLPAQVYVLKPNDDTEVWKFTNPQVDLPGVEPKHFQYVEIKEEGWKLFKADGSTSETEEPKP, encoded by the coding sequence GTGCGCTCAGTCGCCATTCTCTTCGCCATTTCGCTCATCGCCGCCTGCCCGCCGCGGCGCGGGCGGGTTGTGTACGTCCCGCGGTGCCCGCAACCTGCGCCGGTGGTCATCAGTGACCCCGTCAGCCCGCCAGCGACCCAGGTGGAAGAGCCGGCGAAGCCCAAAACGGCCGAAAAGCCCGCGGAGCCCGTTGCCCCGCTGGTCGCGGAACACCTGAAGGCATGGGAAGAGAAGACCGCCGCACTGACGAACGTCCGGGCCGAGGTCGGGCTCACCCGCACCGACAACGTGAGCCAGAAGTCCACAGCCTACAGCGGGCAGGTGCTGTGCATGAAGCCCAACTGTGCCGTTCTGCGCCTCAATAATGCCGCGGACAAAACTGGCACCGACTACGAGGCGTACATCTGCAACGAGACGGCGGCGTATTGGTACAGCGGGCTCGCAAAGACGGTGACCGAGTTCAGGCGCCCCCCTGCTGATCAGGCGGCAGACGCGGTGCCGGATGATAACCCCGTCCGTCGGTGGTGGCGGTCACGCCTGCACGAACCGGCTCAGCTCCTCCAGCGCATTCCGCTGCAGTTCTTTACGCGCGTCAAGGCGAGTGAGCTGCAAGAGCGACTCGACATCTCCGTCTACAAGACCGACGAGAATTACATCTACCTGGACATCAAGCCGCGGCTCGGCAAGGACCAGCACGAGTTCAAGCACCTACGATTGGCCCTGTACGGCACGGGACCGGCTACCGCAAAGGTCGCCTACCTGCCGGCCCAGGTGTATGTGCTCAAGCCGAACGACGACACGGAAGTGTGGAAGTTCACAAACCCCCAGGTGGATCTTCCGGGCGTGGAGCCGAAGCACTTCCAGTACGTCGAGATCAAAGAGGAAGGGTGGAAGCTCTTCAAAGCCGATGGAAGTACGAGTGAGACCGAGGAGCCGAAACCGTAG
- a CDS encoding DUF1501 domain-containing protein produces the protein MLTVFGNRTRYCDGLSRRSFLKVGALGVGGLTLPDLMRAEAKSGRASHKSVIMVYLSGGMAHQDTFDLKPNGPAELRGEFKPIGTNVTGVQFGEHVPKLAKCADKLAVIRSLVGQRDEHSSWQSYTATTMDAARRENKPHFGSVVARMQGQTDPTVPAFVDLSPTMQHKPYNTPGPANLGRSAAPAKVDGDELAVMKNLAVTPAELQDRKALLERVDAFRKTAGQSNAVSADTFHDRAFDVLTSSKLVEALDVTKESPKLRERYGKGSPRHLGDGAPQWNDQLLMARRLVEAGCRVVTVAYGFWDTHGNNFKYLKDHLPLFDTGVSALVEDIYTRGLQDDVTVCVWGEFGRTPKINKDAGRDHWSRVNFALLSGGGMKTGQVIGSTDSAAGEAKDDPIPYPSVLASVYKNLGLDPHAMVYDVSNRPNPILPGGVLPIEKLY, from the coding sequence ATGCTCACCGTCTTCGGCAACCGCACCCGGTACTGCGACGGCCTGTCCCGCCGGTCGTTCCTCAAAGTCGGCGCGCTCGGCGTCGGCGGGCTGACGCTCCCGGACCTCATGCGGGCGGAGGCCAAAAGCGGCCGGGCGTCGCACAAGTCGGTCATCATGGTATACCTGTCGGGCGGGATGGCGCACCAGGACACGTTCGACCTGAAGCCCAACGGCCCGGCGGAACTGAGGGGCGAGTTCAAGCCCATCGGCACGAACGTGACCGGCGTCCAGTTCGGCGAGCACGTCCCGAAGCTGGCGAAGTGCGCCGACAAGCTGGCGGTGATCCGCTCGCTGGTGGGGCAGCGGGACGAGCACAGCTCCTGGCAGAGCTACACCGCCACGACGATGGACGCCGCGCGGCGCGAGAACAAGCCGCACTTCGGCAGCGTGGTGGCCCGGATGCAGGGCCAGACCGACCCCACCGTGCCCGCGTTCGTGGACCTGTCGCCCACGATGCAGCACAAACCGTACAACACGCCCGGCCCAGCGAACCTCGGCCGCAGCGCCGCCCCCGCCAAGGTGGACGGCGACGAACTGGCGGTGATGAAGAACCTCGCGGTCACCCCGGCAGAGCTCCAGGACCGGAAGGCCCTCCTCGAACGGGTGGACGCGTTCCGCAAGACCGCCGGCCAGAGCAACGCCGTTAGCGCCGACACGTTCCACGACCGGGCGTTCGACGTGCTCACGTCCAGCAAGCTGGTGGAAGCGCTGGACGTGACGAAAGAGAGCCCGAAGCTCCGCGAGCGGTACGGGAAGGGCTCACCGCGGCACCTCGGCGACGGCGCTCCGCAGTGGAACGATCAGCTTCTGATGGCCCGCCGGCTCGTCGAAGCCGGGTGCCGCGTGGTCACGGTGGCTTACGGCTTTTGGGACACGCACGGGAACAACTTCAAGTACCTGAAGGACCACCTGCCACTGTTCGACACCGGCGTCTCGGCGCTGGTGGAAGACATCTACACCCGCGGGCTCCAGGACGACGTGACGGTGTGCGTGTGGGGCGAGTTCGGCCGCACCCCGAAGATCAACAAGGACGCGGGCCGCGACCACTGGTCCCGGGTGAACTTCGCGCTCCTCTCGGGCGGCGGGATGAAAACCGGGCAGGTGATCGGCAGCACCGACAGCGCCGCCGGGGAGGCCAAGGACGACCCGATCCCGTACCCGAGCGTGCTGGCGAGCGTGTACAAGAATTTGGGTCTCGACCCGCACGCGATGGTGTACGATGTGTCGAACCGCCCCAACCCCATTCTCCCGGGTGGTGTCCTTCCCATCGAAAAACTGTACTGA
- a CDS encoding WD40 repeat domain-containing protein has product MFTLKSDLAPESGSRRPARLAFSPDGTALLASVGDRVQVWPRWLDRTPRPVVTNEGALERVALNPDGSLVYLYRSGNSFTDVLTVATGTTKGAGLPKDAPSWAHFDATNGFFLVSHGQGWLTRYDYAPELKKKVRKAWALARYSEDTGRHRRPLGSHYWFGAICGPGGVFVALEYKFGGGEPFHGLTVRSVADGSVVFHRALKSNEASKLLGKAGMALAVHPTGGYMAYPDGPDVRLRATAEGVKVRAKVPVLKKPEAKQAAAKATAKKARKPKPPPEVTAVAFNPAGTVLAAASESGAVTLYDTQSWKAVGAFDWKIGPLRAVCFSADGTRAAVMSDDGTVMVWDVDV; this is encoded by the coding sequence ATGTTTACACTCAAATCCGATCTGGCGCCGGAGAGCGGTTCACGGAGACCGGCCCGGCTCGCGTTCTCGCCCGACGGTACCGCTCTGCTCGCGTCCGTCGGGGATCGCGTTCAAGTGTGGCCGCGGTGGCTCGACCGGACGCCGCGCCCGGTGGTCACGAATGAGGGCGCGCTGGAGCGGGTGGCGCTGAACCCCGACGGATCGCTCGTATACCTCTATCGGTCCGGGAACAGCTTCACCGACGTACTCACCGTCGCCACCGGGACGACCAAGGGGGCGGGGCTACCTAAGGATGCCCCGTCGTGGGCGCATTTCGACGCGACCAACGGGTTCTTTTTGGTGTCCCACGGGCAGGGTTGGCTCACGCGGTACGACTACGCTCCGGAACTCAAGAAAAAGGTGCGCAAAGCGTGGGCGCTGGCGCGGTACTCCGAAGACACCGGCCGGCACCGCCGCCCGCTCGGGTCACACTACTGGTTCGGTGCGATTTGCGGTCCGGGCGGTGTCTTCGTGGCTCTGGAGTACAAGTTCGGTGGTGGCGAACCGTTTCACGGTCTCACCGTGCGTTCAGTGGCGGACGGTTCGGTTGTGTTTCACCGCGCGCTCAAGTCGAACGAAGCGAGCAAACTACTCGGTAAGGCCGGCATGGCGCTCGCCGTCCACCCCACGGGCGGGTACATGGCATACCCGGACGGTCCTGACGTGCGACTGCGGGCGACGGCCGAGGGTGTGAAGGTGCGGGCGAAGGTTCCCGTTCTGAAGAAGCCCGAGGCAAAACAGGCCGCGGCGAAAGCCACCGCGAAAAAGGCCAGAAAGCCCAAGCCGCCGCCGGAGGTGACCGCAGTGGCGTTCAACCCCGCGGGCACGGTTCTGGCGGCGGCAAGCGAGAGCGGGGCCGTGACGCTTTACGACACGCAGTCGTGGAAGGCCGTCGGAGCGTTCGACTGGAAGATCGGGCCGTTGCGGGCCGTGTGTTTCAGCGCCGACGGAACCCGGGCGGCGGTGATGAGCGACGACGGAACCGTCATGGTGTGGGACGTGGATGTGTGA